In Musa acuminata AAA Group cultivar baxijiao chromosome BXJ3-9, Cavendish_Baxijiao_AAA, whole genome shotgun sequence, a single genomic region encodes these proteins:
- the LOC135649401 gene encoding ubiquitin-conjugating enzyme E2-17 kDa-like — MATRRIIKELKDLQKDPPTSCSAGPVGEDMFHWQATIMGPPDSPYAGGVFLVTIHFPPDYPFKPPKVAFRTKVFHPNINSNGSICLDILKEQWSPALTISKVLLSICSLLTDPNPDDPLVPEIAHMYKTDRTKYETTARSWTQRYAMG, encoded by the exons ATGGCTACGAGGCGGATCATCAAGGAGCTGAAGGATCTACAGAAGGATCCCCCGACTTCTTGCAGTGCAG GCCCAGTAGGTGAAGACATGTTCCACTGGCAAGCAACAATAATGGGTCCTCCAGACAGTCCATATGCAGGAGGTGTATTTCTTGTCACCATCCACTTCCCTCCAGATTATCCATTTAAGCCGCCCAAG GTTGCTTTCAGGACAAAGGTTTTCCATCCAAATATTAACAGCAACGGAAGCATTTGTCTGGACATCTTAAAGGAGCAGTGGAGCCCTGCATTAACTATTTCCAAG GTGCTGCTGTCAATCTGCTCCCTGTTGACTGATCCAAACCCAGATGACCCTTTGGTTCCAGAGATCGCCCATATGTACAAGACAGACAGGACCAAGTATGAGACCACGGCAAGGAGCTGGACCCAGAGGTACGCAATGGGCTAA